A section of the Gammaproteobacteria bacterium genome encodes:
- a CDS encoding TraR/DksA family transcriptional regulator, translating into MELDLEKCRQQLLALQAELRDVAETGDAATATVELDQTRVGRLSRMDAMQAQAMSLEARRRREDTLRRVAAALRRLDGGDYGYCAGCDEPVDPRRLEFDPAATHCISCATAMDGSS; encoded by the coding sequence ATGGAGCTGGATCTGGAAAAGTGCCGTCAGCAGTTGCTGGCGCTACAGGCCGAACTGCGTGATGTCGCAGAAACCGGCGATGCGGCAACGGCAACCGTTGAGTTGGACCAGACCCGGGTTGGCCGCCTGTCACGCATGGACGCCATGCAGGCCCAGGCAATGTCGCTGGAGGCGCGTCGCCGCCGCGAAGATACACTACGGCGGGTAGCCGCAGCACTACGTCGTCTGGATGGCGGAGACTATGGCTACTGTGCCGGGTGCGACGAACCTGTTGATCCGCGACGGCTGGAATTCGATCCCGCAGCCACTCACTGCATCAGCTGTGCCACCGCGATGGACGGGAGCTCCTGA